GACGCCCTCCGCGCCGATGCGCTTCGGGTCGGTGACGCGGATTTTCACCACGCCGTCGGTCTCGTCCTGGATGAATTGCGCGGCGGTCACGACCACGCTTTTGGGAGAGCCGAGACGGGTGGCGGTCACGCGCACGGGAACGTCGCGGATGGCGCGGCGTTTGGGCTGGGCTTCCCCGGCGTCCGGCGCGCGGCGGACCACGCGCACGGGGATTTCGATCTCCTGGTCAAACACCAGTTCGAGCGTCCCGGCGGAGGGCGGGCGCGGCACTTCGACGAAGAAAGGCGGCGGCGGCGTGACGACGAGGTAGCTTTGCGCGACGGGCACGGAGTGGAAATAGAAGAAGGCCTGCATGAGTTCCTCGGCCGCGCTCACGTCGTGGCGCACCGTCTTGCCGCCGATGGCGGCATCGGCCCAGAAGCGCGGTTTATACACGCCGGGGGAGGCATCGCGCGGCGCCGCGAGCGTGAGGATGGCGTTGTCCCTGCCCTCGGGAATCGTCGCGCCGGAGAGCGCGAAGCCGGGCGGCAAGCCCTCGACATGGAGATTCACCTCGCCGTCGAATCCGTCGATGCGAAACGCCTTGAGCTGCACGACGACGTTGCCGCCGGCGGGCACGCTGAGGTTGTCCGGCATCACGCGCAACTCGAAGTCCGGCTGCGCGGGCGCGATGCTCAGGCGGTAGGCGTATTCGGGGCCGCCCTTGCCCTGCGCGTCCTGAACCATGACCTGATACGCGCCGTCCGCGGGGATGGTGACGGCCAGGCGCGGATCGGCGTGGTGCGTGATGAGGCCGTAGCGTCCGTCCGTCTCGTCATCGGAGGAGAGCTTCGGCGGTTTTTGGTCCGCGGCCCTGGCGGCGGCATTGAACGCGCGTTGCGGCGAAAGCGAGAGCTTCGCGTCGAGCGGCGAGTCGAGGCGGCGCGCCATCACGTCGAACACCAGCGTGTCGCCTTTTTTGGCCTCAAACGAAAACCAGTCCGTGTCGCCGGGCTGGCCGATGCGCCCGTTGATGGTGATGGGGAGCGCGACGGGCTGGGCCTTGGCCTGGGTGTCGTTGGGTTCGCGTTCGCGCGTCTCGGGCAGAGAGCCGAGCTCGAACTGGCGCGAGTTGGTCCGGCCGAGCTTGGTGGGCGCGTTGATGGTGACGATGCCGGGCTCCTTGCCGGCGAACGAGGCGCGGCGTTTGGCCTGGGCGCCGGGGAGGTTGATGCCGCGCGCGATGATTTCGACATTCTGGTCACCGGCGCGCGCGCCGAGGGGGAAGATGTCGGATACAAACGGAAGCTCGCCGATGGTCATGCGATAAACGAGGTCGCCGCGCCCGCGCGAGACGGCGTCCCAGATCTCGACCTCGTAGTCGCCGTCGGCGGGCACCTTCCACATGAGCACGGGGTCGGGATCGAAGCGGAAGTCGTCGGCCTCCTCGATCAGGTTGCCGGTCCTGCCGTCGAACAGGGCGATTTTGGGCTGGAACCAGCCGGGCACACCGTCGGCAAGGAAGGGTTTGATGGCGCGTCCCTTGACTTGGATGAGAAGCTGCTGTCCGGCGGCGGCATGGAAGCGGAAGCGGTCGCGGTCGGCGCTGAGGATTTGCCCGTTCACGACGACGGGCAGCTCCGGCAGCACCTGCGGGTGGGCGGAATTGTCGGGCTTGGCCTCGATGACCTCCGGAAGCAGGCCGACCTCGAAGCGGAAGCGGTTGGACAGGCCGCTGTCGGCCATGATGCGGAGGTCGCGGACACCGTCGGCGGCATCGGGGGCGATGGTGATGCGGAGGCGGGCGTTCTGCGAGGCGATGGCGTCGTTTTTCTTGGCCTCGTTGATTTGCGCGGGGGTGGGATCGGTGACCTTGAGCACCTCGCCGGTGACGCCTTCGCCGCTGACCCAGACTTCGCGGGCGCCGTCAATGGAGCGGCCCACGAGTTCGATTTCGAGTGTCCGCCCGCGCTGCGCGCCCGCCGGGTAAAGGTGCTCGATGTAGGGGGCGGCGGCGAGAAAGGGCTGAAGGAGCACCGCGCCGAGCGCGGCGAGTTTGAGTTTCAAATTGAAGCTGGAGCAGCGGGCGGCGGCGGCAATGGGGGCGCGGGCATTCCTGCCCGCGACGACGCGGACAGGAATGTCCGCGCCCCTGTTTGTATCGGCGGCGGCGCTGGCGGTGTCGGGGGTGTTCGGGCACATGGTCAGGCGGGCATGATTTCTTTGAGGATGCCGTCGCTGGCGACGGGGATGTCGCTGGTGCCGCCGGCGGAGATTTTTCCGCCGCCCTTTGGCGCGCCGGGTCTGGCGGCGGGCGGGGTGGGGACGACCGCGGCAGGCACGCCGCCGGGGTGCGGGAGCGTGCCCGTCGGGTCAATGCCGACAAGTTTGTAAATGCTCGCGGACAAGTCCCACGGGGCGATGGGGCGCTCGACGACTCTTTCGCCGCGCTGGTCGGTGGCGCCGACGATCCGGCCGCCCCGGAAGCCGCCGCCGGCGACGAGCCACGAGAAGGCCGCGCCGTAGTGGTTGCGCCCGCCGTTCCAAGGCGGATCGGTCATGAATTTCGGCGTGCGCCCGAACTCGCCGCCGCAGGTGACGATGGTGGTGTCGAGCAGGCCGCGCCGGGCGAGGTCGGCGAGCAGGGCGGAGAAGCCCTGGTCGAGGTCGGGCATGAGTTTTTTGTAGCGCTCGGCCTGGTCGCGGTGGGTGTCCCAGCCGCGCATGTTGACGGTGACATAGGCGACGCCGCGCTCGACGAGGCGGCGCGCCTGCAGGCAGGAGCGGCCAAATTCGGTGTCGCCGTAGAGTTTGCGGACGGCCTCGGGCTCCTTGGAAACATCAAACGCCTCGCGGGTTTCGCCGAGCACCATTTCCTTCGCCTGGTCGCGGAAGTAGTCGGCCTCCTCGAAGAGGTCTTTTTCCGAGTGGCCGAAGGCGTCGAGTTCGGCGAGAAGCTGGTCGCGGTTTTTGAGACGCTGGCGCTCGCTGTCCTTGAGCGTGTCGCTGAGGTTGCCGGGCACGAAGGTGCGGGCGCGCGGGCCGAGGAAGCCGGGCTCGGAGAAGCGCCCGAGGGCGACGGGCACGGTCATGTAGGCGGGCAGGGCGCGGCCTTTCAGCAGGCCGGCCTCCTCCAGCTTGTGGGCGATGACGGCGCCCATGGACGGGTAAACCAGGCCCGAGGAAGGATCGGTGCCGGTCTGCATCATATAGACGCCGGTCTCGTGGCCGTTGGTGCGGTGGGTGAGGCCGCGCAGGATGGTGTATTTGTCGGCGTGTTTGGCGATGCCCGGAAGCAGTTCGTTGATCTGGATGCCGTCCACGTTGGTGCCGATGGCCTTGCGCCAGGGGCCGGTGATATCGGTGCCGGCGGCGGGCTTGGGGTCGAAGGTG
This genomic stretch from Termitidicoccus mucosus harbors:
- a CDS encoding PPC domain-containing protein, whose translation is MCPNTPDTASAAADTNRGADIPVRVVAGRNARAPIAAAARCSSFNLKLKLAALGAVLLQPFLAAAPYIEHLYPAGAQRGRTLEIELVGRSIDGAREVWVSGEGVTGEVLKVTDPTPAQINEAKKNDAIASQNARLRITIAPDAADGVRDLRIMADSGLSNRFRFEVGLLPEVIEAKPDNSAHPQVLPELPVVVNGQILSADRDRFRFHAAAGQQLLIQVKGRAIKPFLADGVPGWFQPKIALFDGRTGNLIEEADDFRFDPDPVLMWKVPADGDYEVEIWDAVSRGRGDLVYRMTIGELPFVSDIFPLGARAGDQNVEIIARGINLPGAQAKRRASFAGKEPGIVTINAPTKLGRTNSRQFELGSLPETREREPNDTQAKAQPVALPITINGRIGQPGDTDWFSFEAKKGDTLVFDVMARRLDSPLDAKLSLSPQRAFNAAARAADQKPPKLSSDDETDGRYGLITHHADPRLAVTIPADGAYQVMVQDAQGKGGPEYAYRLSIAPAQPDFELRVMPDNLSVPAGGNVVVQLKAFRIDGFDGEVNLHVEGLPPGFALSGATIPEGRDNAILTLAAPRDASPGVYKPRFWADAAIGGKTVRHDVSAAEELMQAFFYFHSVPVAQSYLVVTPPPPFFVEVPRPPSAGTLELVFDQEIEIPVRVVRRAPDAGEAQPKRRAIRDVPVRVTATRLGSPKSVVVTAAQFIQDETDGVVKIRVTDPKRIGAEGVLVIEGTQRAKGRKVSIAAPAIPYKVLPAPGQEVPPPAPEKKTKREKKGKG
- a CDS encoding DUF1501 domain-containing protein, translated to MHDPLCTHHDHDEDAAYRRAFDLVTRRDFLRIGSLTIGGLALAPFLRAAPAPGARAKAVIQVFLFGGPSHTDTFDPKPAAGTDITGPWRKAIGTNVDGIQINELLPGIAKHADKYTILRGLTHRTNGHETGVYMMQTGTDPSSGLVYPSMGAVIAHKLEEAGLLKGRALPAYMTVPVALGRFSEPGFLGPRARTFVPGNLSDTLKDSERQRLKNRDQLLAELDAFGHSEKDLFEEADYFRDQAKEMVLGETREAFDVSKEPEAVRKLYGDTEFGRSCLQARRLVERGVAYVTVNMRGWDTHRDQAERYKKLMPDLDQGFSALLADLARRGLLDTTIVTCGGEFGRTPKFMTDPPWNGGRNHYGAAFSWLVAGGGFRGGRIVGATDQRGERVVERPIAPWDLSASIYKLVGIDPTGTLPHPGGVPAAVVPTPPAARPGAPKGGGKISAGGTSDIPVASDGILKEIMPA